One segment of Proteus appendicitidis DNA contains the following:
- a CDS encoding type II secretion system F family protein, translated as MKLQLIYRYDALTYQGEWCSGKILASSNNEAFINLTQQQKYPIKIRLHKIVLFQDADKQYRIQLFEQLALLLHSGLALLPALTLLKNECRYSHWQCVLEDIIFNLMQGGSLSKQLNRYPLYFPTSLSRFVFIGEESGKLDEVITLQIIQLKKHREVVKKIKKAFKYPIFLLTVLVFITSIMLLYVLPEYQSLYSAFNTELPFLTLALITFSQWLTDYISIITFIFIGLILGYRVIRYSLSPFYFAEQALFLHIPYLGKLLKYQQLHLIFQIISITQQAGLPLLQGLKIGTEQLTHPIYKRVLAQMSEHIMQGKSWSLFMKNEPLFTPICYQFIICAENSGQLLYFCQQLSDWFYHQLDEQLNTMSAWLEPMLMTIIALIIGTLIIAMYLPILQLGDTIQ; from the coding sequence ATGAAACTACAGCTAATATATCGTTATGATGCATTAACTTATCAAGGAGAATGGTGCTCTGGGAAAATACTTGCATCCTCTAATAACGAAGCATTTATTAACTTAACTCAACAGCAAAAATATCCCATAAAGATCCGTTTACATAAAATCGTTTTATTTCAAGATGCTGATAAACAATATCGAATTCAATTATTCGAGCAATTAGCTTTATTACTTCATTCTGGTTTAGCGCTTCTTCCTGCATTAACACTATTAAAAAATGAATGTCGTTACTCACATTGGCAATGTGTATTAGAAGATATTATTTTTAACTTAATGCAAGGAGGTTCACTTTCTAAACAATTAAATCGCTATCCACTTTATTTTCCAACCTCACTGAGTCGTTTTGTCTTTATTGGCGAAGAAAGTGGAAAATTAGATGAAGTGATTACTCTACAAATAATACAGTTAAAGAAACACCGAGAGGTTGTAAAAAAAATCAAAAAAGCGTTTAAATATCCTATTTTTTTACTGACTGTATTAGTTTTTATTACCAGTATAATGTTGCTTTATGTTTTACCTGAATATCAATCCTTATACAGTGCATTTAATACCGAACTTCCTTTTTTAACACTAGCCCTTATTACTTTCTCACAATGGCTTACTGATTATATCAGCATAATAACGTTTATCTTTATTGGATTAATATTGGGTTATCGTGTAATTCGTTACTCTTTATCACCCTTTTATTTTGCTGAACAAGCCCTGTTTCTGCATATTCCCTATTTAGGTAAACTTTTAAAATATCAGCAACTACATCTTATTTTTCAGATAATCAGTATTACACAACAAGCAGGATTACCTTTATTACAAGGCTTAAAAATAGGCACAGAACAACTTACACACCCTATTTATAAGCGAGTCCTTGCTCAAATGAGTGAACACATTATGCAAGGTAAATCGTGGAGCTTATTTATGAAAAATGAGCCACTTTTTACACCTATTTGTTATCAGTTTATTATTTGTGCAGAAAACTCAGGACAGTTGCTCTATTTTTGTCAGCAATTGAGTGATTGGTTTTATCATCAACTCGATGAGCAATTAAATACAATGAGTGCTTGGTTAGAGCCAATGCTGATGACGATCATTGCATTAATTATTGGCACATTAATCATTGCTATGTATCTTCCTATATTACAGTTAGGTGATACTATACAATGA
- the ppdD gene encoding prepilin peptidase-dependent pilin, with protein sequence MNVLNYHSNENGFTLMELMIVIAIISILSSVAIPAYQGYIQKAALTDVLQTLSPYRSAIELCRYENDPQHCNSDSTFMPQQFRSRYLSDINVLNGVINATGKSQLDGLTITMSPEKGVNDLLPVWKTQCLAANLSLQKQCSKILKSY encoded by the coding sequence ATGAATGTACTTAATTATCACTCTAATGAAAATGGTTTTACCCTTATGGAGCTTATGATTGTGATTGCTATTATCTCGATTTTAAGCTCTGTTGCTATTCCTGCCTATCAAGGTTATATCCAAAAAGCAGCATTAACCGATGTATTGCAAACACTTTCGCCCTATCGTTCTGCGATAGAATTATGTCGCTATGAAAACGATCCTCAACACTGTAATTCTGATTCAACTTTTATGCCGCAACAATTTCGTAGCCGATATTTGTCCGATATTAATGTGCTAAACGGTGTGATTAATGCAACTGGAAAATCACAGCTTGATGGTCTGACGATCACAATGTCGCCAGAGAAAGGAGTTAACGACCTTCTTCCAGTATGGAAAACACAATGTTTAGCAGCAAATCTCTCGTTGCAAAAACAGTGCAGTAAGATTTTAAAATCATATTAG
- the aceF gene encoding pyruvate dehydrogenase complex dihydrolipoyllysine-residue acetyltransferase, whose amino-acid sequence MSIEIKVPDIGADEVEVTEVMVKVGDRIEEEQSLITVEGDKASMEVPSPQAGVVKEIKIAVGDKVQTGSLIMIFEAEGAAQAAPAQAAAPAPAAAPATAALKEVHVPDIGGDEVEVTEVMVKVGDSVAEEQSLITVEGDKASMEVPAPFAGVVKEIKIATGDKVSTGSLIMVFEVAGSAPVAQAAAPAPAASAPAASAVKEVNVPDIGGDEVEVTEVMVKVGDSISEEQSLITVEGDKASMEVPAPFAGVVKEIKIAVGDKVKTGSLIMTFEVAGAAPVAQAPAAAAPAPASSAPAAPAKAQATAPAAKEEFVENDAYVHATPVIRRLAREFGVNLAKVKGTGRKGRILREDVQSYVKELIKRAESAPANAGGGLPGMLPWPKIDFSKFGEIEEVELSRIQKISGANLSRNWVMIPHVNLFDEADITEVEEFRKQQNKEAEKKKLDVKITPLVFVMKAAAKALADMPRFNSSISEDGQKLILKKYINIGIAVDTPNGLVVPVFKDVNKKGIIELSYELAEVSKKARAGKLTAADMQGGCFTISSLGGIGTTGFAPIVNAPEVAIMGLSRSSMKPVWNGKEFVPRLILPMSLSFDHRVIDGADGARFITLINQYMSDLRRLVM is encoded by the coding sequence ATGTCTATTGAAATTAAAGTCCCAGATATCGGTGCTGATGAAGTTGAAGTCACCGAAGTGATGGTGAAAGTGGGCGACCGTATTGAGGAAGAACAATCCTTAATCACCGTAGAAGGCGATAAAGCATCTATGGAAGTCCCATCACCACAAGCGGGTGTAGTTAAAGAGATTAAAATTGCCGTGGGCGATAAAGTCCAAACGGGTTCTCTTATCATGATTTTTGAAGCAGAGGGTGCCGCGCAAGCAGCACCAGCTCAAGCGGCTGCGCCTGCACCAGCTGCAGCGCCAGCAACAGCAGCACTGAAAGAAGTTCATGTTCCAGATATCGGCGGTGACGAAGTTGAAGTTACTGAAGTAATGGTAAAAGTGGGCGATAGTGTTGCTGAAGAACAATCACTGATCACTGTTGAAGGCGACAAAGCTTCAATGGAAGTTCCAGCACCATTTGCGGGTGTAGTGAAAGAAATTAAAATTGCAACAGGTGATAAAGTGAGCACAGGCTCTCTTATCATGGTATTTGAAGTTGCAGGTAGCGCACCTGTTGCTCAAGCGGCTGCACCAGCTCCAGCGGCATCTGCACCAGCAGCATCCGCTGTGAAAGAAGTGAATGTGCCAGATATCGGTGGTGATGAAGTTGAAGTTACTGAAGTGATGGTGAAAGTAGGTGATTCCATCTCTGAAGAACAATCACTGATCACTGTTGAAGGTGACAAAGCTTCAATGGAAGTTCCAGCACCATTTGCAGGTGTGGTTAAAGAGATCAAAATTGCAGTGGGCGACAAAGTGAAAACTGGCTCACTGATCATGACTTTCGAAGTTGCCGGTGCAGCTCCTGTTGCTCAAGCACCAGCCGCCGCTGCTCCTGCACCAGCAAGTTCTGCACCAGCAGCACCTGCTAAAGCACAAGCGACAGCGCCAGCTGCGAAAGAAGAGTTTGTTGAAAATGATGCTTACGTTCATGCAACACCTGTTATTCGTCGCTTAGCGCGCGAATTCGGTGTGAATTTAGCGAAAGTAAAAGGTACTGGTCGTAAAGGTCGTATCTTACGTGAAGACGTTCAGTCTTACGTGAAAGAATTAATTAAACGTGCTGAATCAGCGCCAGCTAATGCAGGTGGCGGATTACCAGGCATGTTACCTTGGCCGAAAATTGACTTCAGCAAGTTTGGTGAAATTGAAGAAGTTGAATTAAGCCGTATCCAGAAAATCTCTGGTGCTAACTTAAGCCGTAACTGGGTGATGATCCCTCACGTAAATCTGTTTGATGAAGCAGATATTACTGAGGTTGAAGAATTCCGTAAGCAGCAAAATAAAGAAGCAGAGAAGAAAAAACTGGATGTTAAGATCACGCCGTTAGTCTTCGTAATGAAAGCAGCAGCGAAAGCTCTGGCAGATATGCCACGCTTTAACAGCTCTATCTCTGAAGATGGACAGAAACTGATCCTGAAAAAATACATCAATATCGGTATTGCAGTAGATACACCTAACGGTCTTGTTGTTCCTGTTTTCAAAGATGTTAACAAAAAAGGCATTATAGAACTGTCTTATGAGTTAGCTGAAGTTTCTAAGAAAGCGCGTGCAGGTAAACTGACAGCAGCAGATATGCAAGGCGGATGTTTCACTATTTCTAGCCTTGGTGGTATCGGTACTACCGGTTTTGCACCAATCGTTAACGCACCAGAAGTTGCGATTATGGGACTTTCCCGTTCTTCTATGAAACCTGTATGGAATGGTAAAGAATTCGTACCACGCTTGATTTTACCAATGTCATTATCTTTCGATCACCGTGTGATCGATGGTGCTGACGGTGCTCGATTCATCACTCTGATTAATCAGTACATGAGCGATTTACGTCGTTTGGTAATGTAA
- the zapD gene encoding cell division protein ZapD, translated as MSDDITTIIFEHPLNEKMRSWLRIENSLIQINSFSAIDSLPTALSFFRAISEFIEVLDRGEIRAELLKELEKRQKKLQQWLSFPNVDKAIVTQIIDELAENAAVLSKAPRIGQHLKQDKVISLVKQRLSIPGGCCNFDVPALHLWLSLPQSTRDERLQSWLAGLLPLQNALNSLLMLIRQSDTFKPALSHRGFYQDSAEEGELLRLKIAIDHQIYPQVSGHKNRYAIRFLPLDSENGTVPLELPFEIACC; from the coding sequence ATGAGTGATGACATCACAACAATCATCTTCGAACATCCCCTCAATGAAAAAATGCGTTCATGGCTTAGAATTGAAAACTCATTGATTCAGATTAACAGTTTTAGTGCAATTGATTCATTACCCACGGCACTTTCGTTTTTCCGTGCGATATCGGAATTTATTGAAGTACTTGATCGTGGCGAAATCCGTGCTGAATTACTTAAAGAATTAGAAAAAAGACAAAAAAAATTACAGCAATGGCTTTCATTTCCTAATGTTGATAAAGCGATTGTCACTCAAATTATTGATGAATTAGCTGAAAATGCAGCTGTGTTAAGTAAAGCACCTCGCATTGGTCAGCATTTAAAACAAGATAAAGTGATCAGTTTAGTTAAACAGCGCCTAAGTATTCCTGGTGGATGCTGTAACTTTGATGTGCCAGCATTACATTTATGGTTAAGCTTACCTCAATCAACCCGTGATGAAAGATTGCAAAGCTGGCTGGCGGGTTTATTGCCATTACAAAATGCATTAAATAGTTTACTCATGCTTATTCGCCAATCAGATACATTCAAGCCTGCTCTCAGTCACCGTGGTTTTTATCAAGACAGCGCTGAAGAAGGCGAATTGCTACGCCTTAAGATAGCTATTGATCATCAAATCTATCCTCAAGTCTCTGGGCATAAAAATCGCTATGCGATCCGCTTTTTACCACTTGATAGTGAAAATGGAACAGTGCCTCTAGAGCTACCTTTTGAGATTGCTTGTTGCTAA
- the pdhR gene encoding pyruvate dehydrogenase complex transcriptional repressor PdhR: MAYTKIRQPKLSDVIEQQLEHLILEGTLRPGEKLLPERELAKQFDVSRPSLREAIQKLEAKGFLLRRQGGGTFVQHNLWQSFSDPLAQLLSGHPESQFDLLETRHALEGIAAYYAALRGTDEDLDRIKASHDCILKAHEEGDLAAESEAVLQYQLIVTEAAHNVVLLHLLRCMVPMLEQNIRQNFEFLYTRKEMLTAVSEHRSQIYQAIIHREPEAAREASHRHLAFIEDVLLDMSREHTRRERSLRRLQQHPDLF; encoded by the coding sequence ATGGCTTACACAAAAATCCGCCAACCTAAGCTTTCTGATGTTATTGAGCAACAACTTGAACATCTGATTTTAGAAGGTACTCTGCGTCCAGGAGAGAAACTCTTACCTGAACGTGAACTGGCGAAGCAATTTGATGTATCTCGCCCTTCATTGCGTGAAGCTATCCAAAAATTAGAAGCTAAAGGTTTTTTACTCCGTCGCCAAGGCGGTGGTACCTTTGTTCAGCATAATCTCTGGCAAAGTTTTAGTGATCCTTTAGCTCAACTGCTTAGCGGGCATCCCGAATCTCAATTTGACCTTTTAGAAACTCGTCATGCACTTGAAGGTATTGCCGCATATTACGCTGCATTACGTGGCACTGATGAAGATCTTGACCGCATTAAAGCTAGCCATGATTGCATTTTGAAAGCCCATGAAGAGGGTGATTTAGCCGCTGAGTCTGAGGCTGTATTGCAATATCAATTAATTGTCACGGAAGCTGCTCATAATGTCGTTTTATTGCATTTATTACGATGCATGGTGCCAATGCTTGAGCAAAATATCCGTCAGAATTTTGAGTTTCTTTACACTCGTAAAGAGATGTTAACTGCAGTAAGTGAGCATCGTAGTCAGATTTATCAGGCCATTATTCATAGAGAGCCAGAAGCTGCTCGTGAAGCATCACATCGCCATTTGGCTTTTATTGAAGACGTTTTGTTGGATATGAGTCGTGAACATACTCGCCGTGAGCGCTCTTTGCGCCGGCTACAACAACACCCTGATTTATTTTAG
- the coaE gene encoding dephospho-CoA kinase (Dephospho-CoA kinase (CoaE) performs the final step in coenzyme A biosynthesis.), translated as MAYTVALTGGIGSGKTTVANAFASLGVPLVDADIIARLVVEPNSSGLNALHQHFGDCILLPNGSLNRAQLRQIIFENNEEKTWVNNLLHPLIQQETQKQIQQIKAPYFIWVVPLLIENKLTHLASRVLVVDVTQEEQIERTMKRDGVSREQVLNILKAQAQRQERLAVADDIIENHDNSQNMIGKVKQLHQHYLELAQQALQDNCHE; from the coding sequence ATGGCTTATACGGTTGCTCTTACAGGTGGAATAGGCAGTGGTAAAACTACCGTTGCTAATGCTTTTGCCTCACTAGGTGTACCTCTTGTTGATGCTGACATTATTGCTCGATTAGTGGTAGAGCCTAACTCCTCAGGGCTAAATGCATTGCATCAGCATTTTGGTGACTGCATTTTGCTACCCAATGGTTCATTAAACCGAGCACAGTTGCGCCAGATTATTTTTGAAAATAATGAAGAAAAAACTTGGGTTAACAATCTTCTTCATCCATTGATACAGCAAGAGACTCAAAAGCAAATACAGCAAATTAAAGCACCCTACTTTATTTGGGTTGTTCCATTATTAATTGAAAATAAATTAACGCATCTCGCCTCTCGAGTTCTTGTTGTTGATGTTACACAGGAAGAACAAATAGAAAGAACCATGAAACGAGATGGCGTAAGTCGAGAGCAAGTTCTCAATATTTTAAAAGCTCAAGCTCAAAGACAGGAACGATTAGCCGTCGCTGATGATATTATTGAAAATCACGATAATAGCCAAAATATGATTGGAAAAGTTAAGCAACTCCATCAGCATTACTTAGAATTAGCTCAACAAGCGTTACAGGACAATTGCCATGAGTGA
- the ampD gene encoding 1,6-anhydro-N-acetylmuramyl-L-alanine amidase AmpD — MEIKQGWLIDARQVPSPNHDKRPEGELPSLLIVHNISLPPGQFGGPYIDQLFTNTLSEQDHPFFSEIVNLRVSAHCLIRRDGEIVQYVPFTERAWHAGVSLYKGREKCNDFSIGIELEGTDECDFTQQQYQQLAKITQSLIALYPAIEENITGHSDVAPNRKTDPGPHFDWAYYRSLLTK; from the coding sequence GTGGAAATTAAACAAGGTTGGTTAATCGATGCGAGACAGGTTCCTTCACCTAATCATGATAAGAGACCTGAAGGTGAGCTTCCTTCTTTATTAATTGTTCATAATATCAGTTTGCCGCCAGGGCAATTTGGTGGACCTTATATTGACCAGCTTTTTACCAATACACTGTCAGAGCAAGATCATCCTTTTTTTAGTGAGATTGTTAACTTAAGAGTATCGGCTCATTGTCTTATTCGTCGTGATGGAGAAATTGTGCAATATGTGCCTTTTACTGAGAGAGCGTGGCATGCTGGCGTTTCTTTATATAAAGGCAGAGAAAAATGTAATGATTTCTCTATTGGTATAGAGCTTGAAGGTACTGATGAGTGCGATTTTACCCAGCAGCAATATCAACAATTAGCGAAGATAACTCAATCGCTTATTGCTCTTTATCCCGCCATTGAAGAAAACATTACTGGGCATAGTGATGTTGCACCAAATAGAAAAACCGATCCGGGACCTCATTTTGATTGGGCTTATTATCGCAGTTTGTTAACAAAATAA
- the aceE gene encoding pyruvate dehydrogenase (acetyl-transferring), homodimeric type translates to MSDMLKNDVDPIETRDWLQAIDSVIREEGVERAQFLIDQVLKQARNGGLNIALGGSVHSDYINTIPAEDEPAYPGNLELERRIRSAIRWNAVMMVLRASKKDLELGGHMASFQSSATLYEVCFNHFFRAQNETDGGDLVYFQGHISPGIYARAFLEGRLTEEQLNNFRQEIGGKGLSSYPHPKLMPEFWQFPTVSMGLGPLSAIYQAKFLKYLNHRGLKNTTAQTVYAFLGDGEMDEPESKGAITIAVREKLDNLCFVVNCNLQRLDGPVTGNGKIVNELEGIFAGAGWNVIKVMWGDRWDELLRKDTSGKLVQLMNETLDGDYQTFKSRDGAYVREHFFNRYPETAALVKDMTDDEIWALNRGGHDPKKVFAAFQKAKETQGKPTVILAQTIKGYGMGETAEGKNIAHQVKKMNMDGVHHFRDRFNIPVADEQIKDLPYITFDKESEEYKYLHARRQDLGGYLPARRPRFEEKLDIPTLEDFSQLLEEQSKEISTTIAFVRALNVMLKNKSIKDRLVPIIADEARTFGMEGLFRQIGIYSPNGQQYTPQDREQVAYYKEDVKGQILQEGINELGAGASWLAAATSYSTNNLPMIPFYIYYSMFGFQRIGDLCWAAGDQQARGFLVGGTSGRTTLNGEGLQHEDGHSHIQSLTIPNCISYDPAFAYEVAVIMQDGLERMYGDKQENVYYYITTLNENYHMPAMPAGVEEGIRKGIYKLKSHEGAKGKVQLLGSGSILRHVREAAEILSAEYGIGSDVYSVTSFTELARDGQDCERWNMLHPSEAPRVPYIAQIMNDAPAVASTDYMKLFAEQVRTYVPADDYRVLGTDGFGRSDSRENLRHHFEVDTSYVIVAALGELAKRGEIDVKVVEDAIKKYNINPEKVNPRLA, encoded by the coding sequence ATGTCAGATATGCTGAAAAATGACGTGGATCCGATCGAAACTCGCGACTGGTTACAAGCGATCGACTCGGTCATCCGTGAAGAAGGTGTTGAGCGTGCACAGTTCCTGATTGATCAGGTATTAAAACAAGCCCGTAATGGTGGTCTTAATATCGCTTTGGGCGGCTCTGTACACAGTGATTATATCAATACCATTCCTGCTGAAGATGAACCCGCTTACCCTGGCAATCTGGAATTAGAGCGTCGAATTCGTTCTGCTATTCGCTGGAACGCAGTAATGATGGTTCTGCGTGCATCCAAAAAAGATTTGGAACTCGGCGGACACATGGCGTCATTCCAATCTTCTGCAACTTTATATGAAGTGTGCTTTAACCATTTCTTCCGTGCGCAAAATGAAACTGATGGCGGCGACTTGGTTTACTTCCAAGGTCATATCTCCCCAGGTATCTATGCGCGTGCATTCTTAGAAGGTCGTTTAACAGAAGAACAATTAAACAACTTCCGTCAAGAAATTGGTGGTAAAGGTTTATCTTCTTATCCGCACCCTAAATTAATGCCTGAGTTCTGGCAGTTCCCAACTGTTTCTATGGGTCTGGGACCACTATCTGCAATTTATCAAGCTAAATTCCTGAAATATTTAAATCATCGTGGCCTGAAGAACACCACTGCACAAACTGTGTATGCGTTCTTAGGTGATGGTGAAATGGACGAACCAGAATCTAAAGGTGCTATCACTATCGCTGTTCGCGAAAAATTAGATAATCTGTGCTTCGTAGTTAACTGTAACTTACAGCGCCTTGATGGCCCAGTGACAGGTAACGGCAAAATTGTTAACGAATTAGAAGGTATCTTCGCGGGTGCTGGCTGGAACGTTATCAAAGTCATGTGGGGCGACCGTTGGGACGAACTGCTGCGTAAAGACACTTCAGGCAAACTCGTTCAATTAATGAACGAAACGCTGGATGGTGACTACCAAACGTTTAAATCACGTGACGGTGCTTACGTTCGTGAACACTTCTTCAATCGCTACCCAGAAACTGCTGCATTAGTTAAAGACATGACTGATGATGAGATTTGGGCATTAAACCGTGGTGGTCACGATCCGAAGAAAGTCTTTGCTGCATTCCAAAAAGCAAAAGAAACTCAAGGTAAACCAACTGTTATTTTAGCTCAAACCATCAAAGGTTATGGTATGGGTGAAACGGCGGAAGGTAAAAACATCGCTCACCAAGTTAAGAAAATGAACATGGATGGCGTTCACCATTTCCGTGATCGTTTCAACATTCCTGTTGCTGATGAGCAAATCAAAGATCTGCCTTATATTACTTTTGACAAAGAGTCAGAAGAGTACAAATACCTGCATGCACGTCGTCAGGATTTAGGCGGTTATTTACCTGCTCGTCGTCCACGTTTTGAAGAAAAACTGGATATTCCAACACTGGAAGATTTCAGCCAATTACTGGAAGAACAATCTAAAGAGATTTCAACAACTATCGCATTCGTTCGCGCTCTGAACGTGATGTTGAAAAATAAATCTATCAAAGATCGTTTAGTACCAATTATTGCAGACGAAGCTCGTACTTTTGGTATGGAAGGCTTGTTCCGTCAAATCGGTATTTATAGCCCGAATGGCCAACAATATACGCCTCAAGACCGTGAGCAAGTTGCTTACTATAAAGAAGACGTTAAAGGTCAAATTCTGCAAGAAGGTATCAACGAACTGGGTGCTGGCGCATCTTGGTTAGCCGCTGCAACATCTTACAGCACTAACAATCTGCCAATGATCCCATTCTATATCTACTACTCAATGTTTGGTTTCCAACGTATTGGCGACTTATGTTGGGCTGCGGGCGACCAACAAGCGCGTGGTTTCTTAGTTGGTGGTACTTCAGGTCGTACAACACTTAACGGTGAAGGTTTACAGCACGAAGATGGTCATAGCCATATTCAATCGCTGACTATCCCTAACTGTATCTCTTATGATCCAGCATTCGCTTATGAAGTTGCTGTTATCATGCAAGACGGTTTAGAGCGTATGTATGGTGATAAACAAGAAAACGTTTATTACTACATCACTACACTGAACGAAAACTACCATATGCCAGCAATGCCAGCCGGTGTTGAAGAAGGTATCCGTAAAGGTATCTACAAGCTGAAATCACACGAAGGCGCGAAAGGTAAAGTTCAGTTACTGGGTTCAGGTTCTATTCTGCGTCACGTTCGTGAAGCCGCAGAAATTCTGTCTGCTGAATACGGTATTGGTTCTGATGTTTATAGCGTAACTTCATTCACTGAATTGGCTCGTGATGGTCAAGATTGTGAACGTTGGAACATGCTGCACCCATCTGAAGCACCTCGCGTACCTTACATCGCTCAAATTATGAATGATGCACCAGCTGTTGCGTCTACTGACTACATGAAACTGTTCGCTGAACAAGTTCGTACTTATGTACCAGCAGACGATTACCGCGTATTAGGTACTGATGGTTTCGGTCGTTCTGATAGCCGTGAAAACTTGCGTCACCACTTCGAAGTTGATACTTCTTATGTGATTGTTGCTGCATTAGGTGAATTAGCTAAACGTGGTGAGATTGATGTGAAGGTTGTTGAAGACGCAATCAAAAAATACAACATCAACCCTGAAAAAGTAAACCCACGTCTGGCGTAA
- a CDS encoding ATPase, T2SS/T4P/T4SS family, whose translation MDITHSATEFIEYLLRESILKRASDLHIEPQQTSVRIRARIDNHLYLFSPPPDEFSEEIVTRLKVLANLNIAEKRLPQDGQLSWSYNEKSYSIRIATLPTLYGEKVVLRLINNLQQPELNHLGFQPSHLTLLKKYLNLPQGMILVTGPTGSGKTLTLYSCLHYLNKENLNINSVEDPIELPLKGINQIQISEKSGISFATILRALLRQDPDIIMVGEIRDQATAEMAIKSAQTGHLVLSTLHTNSASSTLMRLHNLGIEKDLIHSCVSLIISQRLVRCLCPHCKICLSNKQHISINKEMIELPNWRAVGCQQCCSGYNGRTAIYDCFEPSKQTHSSFCHLLYSGFSLVKQGITTLEEVYQTLGDIE comes from the coding sequence ATGGATATCACACACTCTGCAACAGAATTTATTGAGTATTTATTACGTGAAAGTATTTTAAAACGCGCCTCTGATTTACATATAGAACCTCAACAAACCAGTGTAAGAATTCGCGCCAGAATAGATAATCATTTATATCTATTCTCGCCTCCTCCAGATGAATTTTCTGAAGAAATAGTCACTCGATTAAAGGTACTTGCTAACTTAAATATTGCAGAAAAGCGATTACCTCAAGATGGGCAACTTAGTTGGTCTTATAATGAAAAAAGCTATTCAATACGAATAGCGACACTCCCCACGCTGTATGGTGAAAAAGTTGTTTTACGGCTTATAAATAATTTACAACAGCCAGAATTAAATCACTTAGGCTTTCAACCCTCGCATTTAACACTATTAAAGAAATATTTAAATTTACCGCAAGGAATGATTTTGGTCACAGGACCAACGGGAAGCGGAAAAACGCTCACTTTATATAGTTGTTTGCACTATTTAAATAAAGAAAACCTAAATATAAATAGTGTTGAAGATCCGATTGAATTACCTCTAAAGGGGATTAATCAAATTCAAATTTCTGAAAAATCCGGGATCTCATTCGCGACAATATTACGAGCATTATTACGCCAAGATCCTGATATTATTATGGTGGGTGAAATACGTGACCAAGCAACTGCTGAAATGGCAATAAAATCAGCGCAAACAGGGCACCTTGTATTATCAACCTTACATACTAATTCGGCCTCATCTACATTAATGCGTCTACATAACTTAGGGATTGAAAAAGATCTTATTCATTCCTGTGTTAGTTTAATTATTTCACAACGATTAGTTCGATGTTTATGCCCACACTGTAAAATATGCTTATCCAATAAACAGCATATTAGTATAAATAAAGAAATGATCGAATTACCAAATTGGCGAGCTGTGGGTTGCCAGCAATGCTGTTCAGGCTATAACGGAAGAACCGCTATCTATGACTGCTTTGAGCCATCAAAACAAACACACTCATCCTTTTGTCATTTACTCTATTCTGGCTTTTCATTAGTTAAACAAGGCATAACAACGCTTGAGGAGGTTTATCAAACACTAGGAGATATTGAATGA
- the yacG gene encoding DNA gyrase inhibitor YacG has protein sequence MSEELVVKCPTCQTEVVWNESSPYRPFCSKRCQLIDLGEWADESKRIPSQSDINDSDDWSETPQQEPKDF, from the coding sequence ATGAGCGAAGAATTAGTTGTAAAATGCCCAACCTGTCAAACAGAAGTTGTTTGGAATGAAAGTAGCCCTTATCGTCCTTTTTGTAGCAAACGTTGCCAACTTATTGATTTAGGCGAATGGGCGGATGAATCAAAACGCATTCCAAGCCAAAGTGATATTAATGACAGCGATGATTGGAGTGAAACGCCGCAACAAGAGCCTAAAGACTTTTAA